Genomic window (Cucumis sativus cultivar 9930 chromosome 2, Cucumber_9930_V3, whole genome shotgun sequence):
CGTGCTTTTGCCATATTATTCACCTTAGGTTTAGTGGAAAAAGGACTGGTAGATACTTTCAGGGTTGTATTAAGTTATTTGctgtttaattatatatttaacacTTCACTCTACAAGGGAAATCCAGTGGAAGAACTcccaacaatatttttattctctcttGATCTATTAGAGATGATCTTCATCTTTATGGGAAAGCGATAAATACCTCTCTTTTAAGACAcatgtttttccttttatccAGTGAGAGTTTTTGATGTACAAACCTCCACTTGGTCAAACTTGAAGACTTATGGCAAACCACCGGTATGTCCCATTGATCTTtatcagaaaaataaattaaaaaaattatactgAAGAACTGAATGTGGATACCAGTTCCTGTGTTTCTAAATTATATgggttttttaaattgaaggCTTCCCGAGGTGGTCAGTCAGTGACTCTTGTTGGTACAAGCGTGGTTATATTTGGAGGGCAAGATGCAAAAAGGACTCTTCTGAACGACTTGCACATTCTTGATCTTGAAACCATGACCTGGGATGAAATTGATGCAGtgtaagaaaattgaaaatattccAGCGTACTCCTTTCCACTATGGGgatgtacttttatttaacGTTTCCATGTTTGTTGGATGGAAACAGAGAAttgaagttatttatttaattttgaaccaTGACAACTGGCAATACTTTGAGAATATAGAggatttgggttttttttttaaagtttgattagCTCCAACAGAATGAATTATTCCATTCTGCTGTGAGCATCTGTTTATACGATTCTTATTCTTCTGGATTGGTATCTCTTTCTGTAATTGGGCTTGGGGCTGTTTTATTCTTGAGCCTTTTTCTTGTATGCCCTTGTTTATCCTTTCATCAATCCCATTGAAAGTTCggtttttataaacaaaaaaaaaaaacaaaattattattccaTCATATCTTTGGCTGATTTGTGATGACAATACTGCAGCGGGGCTCCTCCCTCTCCAAGGTCTGATCATGCTGCTGCAGTCCATGCTGAGCGCTATCTCCTCATCTTTGGTGGGGGTTCACATGCTACTTGCTTCAATGATCTGCATGTTCTTGATTTGCAAGCTGTGAGATTATCATTTTATACAAGTATTTATTGATGTTATATGGTGAATATTTTAAGTACTAAATATTATATGGTTTGCTGATTCCATAGATGGAATGGTCAAGACCTACCCAACAAGGTGATATACCAACTCCACGAGCTGGACATGCAGGCGTTACAGTCGGAGAGAATTGGTTCATTGTTGGTGGTGGTGACAACAAGAATGGTATGCacttgtatttttcttttacttcctTTTTCACAGTTCCAAAAATCATCCTTGCCGTTTCCAATTGGATAATCTCCTGGCATTAACAAATCTGATAGCAATAGTAGCTAAGATGGTCCAGGTGGATTTATTAAATGGTATCGGGGTTTCTCCTTTGGAAGTACAGCTTACAAGATTAACAACGCCTCGAAGATGAATGTGGTAGGGGATATTGGAGTAAATAATGTACCTTGCTTATAATTAGCACttcctaattattttttatccaaTTAGTAATAGAATTTCCCTTCCTCTCCTAATAAGATGTAAGTTCATTTTGGAGTTTCACCGTGAAAACATGTTTTATATCTCTAACTGTTAAGATGcaatcaatcaaatatttactgcctttagaaaataaaattgaaaagaaaccATTGCGAGTTCTATTACTAGAGTGTTCAAGAAAATGTACATGTACCTGGATGGGAATACACTCCACTAATTGACGACTTGGCGAGGGAGGGGGAGTAATCTTCTATAATTGAAGCCATAAAAATGCTTTCAAGTGAATTCTTCAAGGACCAAATAaatgctttcctttctctgAGAATAGATCTCTTCCCTTGCAGTCACACTGCAAAGGATTTCCAATATTCCAATAATCAAGGTAGCATTTGTTGAGGAGCTTCTTCCCATGTGCCCACCTCCCCTTCTATTGTcgtgaaattttttgttgatacgaaacgatttttttttttgttgatacgAAACGGTTTCATTGATTGAATGAAATAACCAAAGATATCAATGGAACAAAGGGGCCCTATTCAAAGGGTATACAAAAAAGTTTTCCAATTAGCAGTGACTATGTATAGCTGGAAGTCTATACACCAAAAAAAAGCAGAATGAACACAGTAAGTTTTAGCTCTATCTGAAGATTGCAAATCATCCATGATGTTTGAATAAGATTTTTGGAAGTCTTATCTGTTATCACAAAAAGCTACCATGCTCCACTATCACGCTAACTAAGTACTGATCACATCCTCTTGATCTCCTGCAGGGGTCTCCGAAACTGCTGTGCTGAATATGTCTACACTTGTTTGGTCAGTTGTAACATCTGTTCAAGGGCGTGTTCCTATTGCTAGTGAGGTGCCATTTCTTTTAACCTATTCACCACATGCTCCACCTTCACAAACTAAGGACGTGTCTTAAAGGATAAATCTTTTAGCTTGAACCATGTAAACTAATAAAGTGCCCACATTTTCTACTATGAGAACGATCAATCAAGATTCTCACCGTCATTTGATCCCTTACAGGGCATTAGTTTGGTTGTAAGCTCCTATGGTGGTGAAGACATTCTTGTGTCATTTGGAGGATACAATGGACGTTATACCAATGAGGTGAATTACCATATATAGCGTTGCTTTGTCTGCCGGCTCACCCCTTCAACTCActcatatatatctttttttttaggttaatgTTTTGAAACCAAGCCACAAATCAACCTTGCAGTCGAAGATGATGGCAACTCCCGTGCCTGACAGTGTTTCAGCTGTGCATAACATCACCAATCCCACCAGGGATGTCGAATCCGAGTTTGAAGGGGCACAAGAAGGAAAAATTAGGGAAATTGTTATGGACAACATAGAGTCGGATCATTTGGTATGTCTCGATACGTGATGTTTGTAGCTTtcagtttttcatttttacaagGTTGTGCTGTGAGTATCTGTCATATTGCAACACGCGAAATGTGAAAAAAGCTATTCAATTTTGTACTTGGTCAACTGTACTGTACACAATGCGCTGATTTTTAGGTACAGGATACTAGGTCAGGGTCAGTTAAAAATTGCTAAATAATTGAGTAAAGGAAATcctaatttatataaattgttgggaaatcaagaaaaatagtaaCTTCCTTTTTATCTCCAGGAAACGTGATAGTCTCGACATTTTTCTCATGTTCATCCTGTGATTATATATCATCCTATTACTTGGATCAAGAATCTTATTCTATCTAAGTTTAGTATGTTAAAAATGACTAACAGTTTTAAACTTCACACAGAAGAATAAAAGTGAGCCAACGAAAGAACTTGTATCAACATTGAAGGCAGAGAAGGAAGAACTGGAATCATCTCTCAACAAGGAGAAGATACACTCTTTACAACTAAAGCAAGAGCTATCCGATGCTGAGAACCGTAACGATGAGCTATACAAGGTAATTGCTTTACCCAaaactttttacattttgGAAGTGAGCTGAACTACATTGGGATAACTCCAATGGTGCTTCATTGCTTTGAAAATAcaactatttattttgtatgagaaaccaaatttaaaatttcaatagaaATGACATACACAAAATCCGACACTGAAAGAgccaaaaaaaccaaattaaaacagaaaataaaaaggctCCTCCTGAAAATGACCATCTCATGAAGTCGTGAGAGATGATATAGAATCGAAAAGAACTTTCTGTATGGTAAAATACTGacattttattgtaaaatgtttaaaaagggaaaaaaaaattgaatccaCAACTCCTTTTGCGAAGAAACTGAATGCTTGATCTTCATGGTTTTATACAGGAGCTGCAATCAGTACGCTTGCAACTTGTAGCTGAGCAGTCGAGATGTTTCAAACTTGAGGTTTATATTCCTTCATTCTCTTCATTGTTATGTATGCTGTAGCTGAAGCCAGAGGTAAAAGTACGAGTGTATAAGAGAAAACTGATACAAAACTAATCGAAACTCATTTCATCAACTCGGTTCAGTATACTTGTTGGCTGGATTAGTTTCATAAAATCGAAAACGGCAAGTTGATCCTTAAACTTCcaattataaaagttaaatcCTCAAACTAATACAAATGTTTGAATTGGACCCACAAACTTATATCAAGTTAGAggattcaattttattatttgagggGTCTAATTTCTACAATTATTGCAAGTTTGAGGGACTAATTTTAACCCTTGTATAAGTTTGGGGGTTCAGATTTtacaattgaaagtttaaggatGCAACTACTCTTTTGGATTTTGCACTTTGTCccataaaagataaaaagtaaTAGGTTCACTTTTGATAAATTTGGTTGGTTCTGGTCATGAGGAAGGTAGATACAAGAACCCTTGTTCCGAACATGAACCAACATAGGACGTGACAACGCATTGGGTCAAGCATAATACTCGACAATTGAGAATCATGTTGCTTTCTATTATAAAAGTACATAAATATCTTAATcatctttctcatttttcaaccATCTATATCAGGTGGACGTTGCAGAGTTACGACAGAAGCTCCAAACGATGGAGACATTACAAAAGGAACTCGACCTTCTACAACGACAAAAGGCAGCATCTGAGGAGGCCTTCAAGGCAAAACAGAAACAAGGGTCAGGTGGTGTGTGGGGTTGGTTGGCTGGATCCCCTCCTCCAGAAGAAGCCTGATTTTTTTCAACCTCTCATTGGTTAGTGACCATTAATTAGCTTACAATTGTTAcaatttttccttcatttaCATTTGGTCATCCTCATCTCCACAtagtaatttttcttcatctcatAATAAGATTGTTAGTCTTTTttactcttcttttcttttttgttcctttttcaTTAGGGAACTCAAATGAATGTGTTATAATATAACTGCCgtgtattttcttttgttgtcatttttttttttaaaaaaagaggttTTGTATTAGAggtgaatataatatatagctACAATGATAATGAGAGGCATAcacatttttcattgtttattCTCTTTTGAGAATGATTTTACTATTAAGTGAGTTGAATGGATGTTCGTTCCTTCAGCAATGTTATTTCATGTGGAAGTTTAAATGTActctctattattattatttcttttggcTTTTAGCACTTTAACTATATTATAGAATTTTGGtggtttttattataaatgtcTTAGGAAAGACACTCGTGTTCAATCTCATATCACCAATtacttaataattaattttttacaagatttttttgacatttaaatGTTGCAAGGTAAGTGTCGGTAGACTGGTTTGgtcattatatataaaaataaataaataaaactatctAGAGaggttaatttaatttttgaattttcatcaCTCATTAGTTTCGATAACTTGTGTCAAATATAGATTAAACTTGGGTgatcactattttttttttaatttgagaggaaaaaaccctttatttttattataccAATTGCAAAGATAGGTCATCAAACTTTTAAtgtctaaaaaaaaatgtcgtaTCAATTATCATTTAGTTAATATCACAATAACGATGAAACCCTACATTGTATATGCATGAATTACAATCTTTGTCAACTCTACAAATTggacacaaaattgaaacgtTTGTAGCAATACACAATGTGTACAATTCAATTTGTTTCCCTTCCCTTTGGTAGGTTGCCTTTCTACCCTATAACTTGCAATCTCTCTTGCTTAGgcatcaaaatttaaaaagatcaTAAAGTaatcttaatttcaaaaatttaaaaagatcaCGAAGTAatcttaatttgtttatttgaagtAGTATGACTTAAGCAACTATATTATTTGACATGTCGTGCATTAAAACCATTTCTTAGAGTAACGATTAAAATAAACGAATTTTGTGTGTATACTCAATCGTAATTCAATTGTtcaatcatta
Coding sequences:
- the LOC101211837 gene encoding acyl-CoA-binding domain-containing protein 4 isoform X1 gives rise to the protein MAAMARASSGLQYPDRFYAAASYAGFDGSPKSSSKALRSKFSDEAALLLYGLYQQATVGRCNVPEPSSWHAIEKSKWKSWDGLGNMVPAEAMRLFVKILEEEEPGWYSRVSSFVPEPEPILDVQINNDPKIEPIIENGNSIPETKNISTENGSLPETQDKDVLVEGLGSIVVYDQWISPPVSGLRPKARYEHGAAVIQDKMYIFGGNHNGRYLSDLHVLDLRSWAWTKLEAKTQSPESPPEKLTPCAGHSLIPWENKLLSVAGHTKDPSDAIQVRVFDVQTSTWSNLKTYGKPPASRGGQSVTLVGTSVVIFGGQDAKRTLLNDLHILDLETMTWDEIDAVGAPPSPRSDHAAAVHAERYLLIFGGGSHATCFNDLHVLDLQAMEWSRPTQQGDIPTPRAGHAGVTVGENWFIVGGGDNKNGVSETAVLNMSTLVWSVVTSVQGRVPIASEGISLVVSSYGGEDILVSFGGYNGRYTNEVNVLKPSHKSTLQSKMMATPVPDSVSAVHNITNPTRDVESEFEGAQEGKIREIVMDNIESDHLKNKSEPTKELVSTLKAEKEELESSLNKEKIHSLQLKQELSDAENRNDELYKELQSVRLQLVAEQSRCFKLEVDVAELRQKLQTMETLQKELDLLQRQKAASEEAFKAKQKQGSGGVWGWLAGSPPPEEA
- the LOC101211837 gene encoding acyl-CoA-binding domain-containing protein 4 isoform X2 translates to MAAMARASSGLQYPDRFYAAASYAGFDGSPKSSSKALRSKFSDEAALLLYGLYQQATVGRCNVPEPSSWHAIEKSKWKSWDGLGNMVPAEAMRLFVKILEEEEPGWYSRVSSFVPEPEPILDVQINNDPKIEPIIENGNSIPETKNISTENGSLPETQDKDVLVEGLGSIVVYDQWISPPVSGLRPKARYEHGAAVIQDKMYIFGGNHNGRYLSDLHVLDLRSWAWTKLEAKTQSPESPPEKLTPCAGHSLIPWENKLLSVAGHTKDPSDAIQVRVFDVQTSTWSNLKTYGKPPASRGGQSVTLVGTSVVIFGGQDAKRTLLNDLHILDLETMTWDEIDAVGAPPSPRSDHAAAVHAERYLLIFGGGSHATCFNDLHVLDLQAMEWSRPTQQGDIPTPRAGHAGVTVGENWFIVGGGDNKNGVSETAVLNMSTLVWSVVTSVQGRVPIASEGISLVVSSYGGEDILVSFGGYNGRYTNEVNVLKPSHKSTLQSKMMATPVPDSVSAVHNITNPTRDVESEFEGAQEGKIREIVMDNIESDHLNKSEPTKELVSTLKAEKEELESSLNKEKIHSLQLKQELSDAENRNDELYKELQSVRLQLVAEQSRCFKLEVDVAELRQKLQTMETLQKELDLLQRQKAASEEAFKAKQKQGSGGVWGWLAGSPPPEEA